Proteins found in one Salvia splendens isolate huo1 chromosome 10, SspV2, whole genome shotgun sequence genomic segment:
- the LOC121750467 gene encoding UDP-glycosyltransferase 89B2-like has translation MVGHVLVFPYPAQGHMLPLLDLTHQLASRGLTITILVTPKNLPFLTPLLSSHPSLISPLVLPFPPHPSIPPGVENTLDLPASSFRHMMCALSSLRDPLLRWLRSHPSPPSSLIFDMFLGWSHHLASSLSLPSFAFFPSGAFAISFLHSLWRLMPHADPVSFPDIPCSPTYPWWQLSPVFRSYVKGDPDSEFIKDSYLANFLGHGLIFNSFHEIEGAHLDYLAQKKFNVWAVGPLLPPGHVTDRGGSSSVIAAEVCSWLDTCQDDSVVYVCFGSQAVLTNEQMTELASGLEKSGVRFVLSVKGATVGHGDGAYGSVPEGFEARVAGRGLVIRGWSPQVEILRHGAVRAFLTHCGWNSTLESVVAGVPMLAWPMGADQYLNATLLVEQLGVAIRVCEGPTTVLGSDELVRVLGEVAGDGWSEKRARAVALSKAAGEAMKDGGKSYKNLDDFAGLLAQK, from the coding sequence ATGGTCGGTCACGTGCTGGTCTTCCCCTACCCCGCCCAAGGCCACATGCTCCCTCTCCTAGATCTGACCCACCAGCTCGCCTCCCGCGGCCTCACCATCACCATCCTCGTCACCCCCAAAAACCTCCCCTTCCTCACCCCCCTCCTCTCCTCCCACCCCTCCCTCATCTCCCCTCTCGTCCTCCCCTTCCCCCCTCACCCCTCCATCCCCCCCGGCGTCGAGAACACCCTCGATCTCCCCGCCTCCTCCTTCCGCCACATGATGTGCGCCCTCTCCTCCCTCCGCGATCCCCTCCTCCGCTGGCTCCGCTCCCACCCCTCCCCCCCCTCCTCCCTCATCTTCGACATGTTCCTCGGCTGGTCCCACCACCTCgcctcctccctctccctcccctCCTTCGCCTTCTTCCCCTCCGGCGCCTTCGCCATCTCCTTCCTCCACTCCCTCTGGCGCCTCATGCCCCACGCCGATCCCGTCTCCTTCCCCGACATCCCCTGTTCCCCGACTTACCCCTGGTGGCAGCTCTCTCCCGTTTTCCGCAGCTACGTCAAAGGAGACCCAGATTCGGAATTTATCAAGGATTCCTACTTGGCCAATTTCCTGGGCCACGGCTTGATTTTCAACTCCTTTCACGAGATCGAAGGGGCCCATTTAGATTACTTGGCCCAAAAGAAATTTAACGTTTGGGCCGTTGGGCCTCTCCTACCGCCCGGCCACGTCACGGACCGGGGCGGCTCCAGCTCGGTTATTGCCGCCGAGGTCTGCTCCTGGCTCGACACGTGTCAAGACGACAGCGTAGTGTATGTCTGTTTCGGTAGCCAGGCTGTGTTGACCAACGAGCAAATGACGGAATTAGCCTCGGGTCTGGAGAAGAGCGGAGTGAGATTCGTGCTGTCGGTGAAGGGCGCCACGGTGGGGCACGGGGACGGGGCCTACGGCTCTGTCCCCGAGGGGTTCGAGGCCCGGGTGGCGGGGAGGGGCCTCGTCATCAGGGGGTGGAGCCCGCAGGTGGAGATACTGAGGCACGGGGCGGTCCGGGCGTTCCTGACGCACTGCGGGTGGAACTCGACTCTCGAGAGCGTCGTGGCGGGGGTGCCCATGCTGGCGTGGCCGATGGGGGCGGATCAGTACCTGAACGCCACGTTGCTGGTGGAGCAGCTGGGCGTGGCGATCCGGGTGTGCGAGGGGCCGACGACCGTGCTCGGGTCAGATGAGCTGGTGCGGGTTTTAGGGGAGGTTGCGGGCGACGGGTGGTCGGAGAAGCGGGCTCGGGCCGTGGCGCTGAGCAAGGCAGCGGGGGAGGCGATGAAGGATGGTGGGAAGTCATACAagaatttggatgattttgCTGGGTTGTTAGCTCAAAAATAG